One Centroberyx gerrardi isolate f3 chromosome 2, fCenGer3.hap1.cur.20231027, whole genome shotgun sequence DNA window includes the following coding sequences:
- the tmc2a gene encoding transmembrane channel-like protein 2-A, translating into MPRKRDMAEIEDVGIEVDGEVNEASQRRANRRPAGRGAKGKGKGKKPASEDEEDEDEEEEEAPRGRKGANKKKKAKPRDDDDDEDESEDDAPKRKRGAAAKKKKKGGKAQDSDEDSDESEKGKKGKKKGGKKQKEEEEDSKGKKGNAKGKGKDDEKDKKKKKKKKGDSSSDSNSDSDKEGDEEDESMSEGEMARLMEEVEEKKKLIATVRNKPWRMRRRLTHLKEAQEFVDKFEGALGKGKGRKWYAYKVMMTKKWIKFQRDFENFRTACIPWERKIKEVESHFGSSVASYFIFLRWMYGMNLVLFGFTFGLVVIPEVLMGLPYGSIPRKTVPRAEQDTAQDYSVLMDFNGYCKYSVLFYGYYNSQRTIGLLKFRLPLSYLMVGIGTFGYSLMVVIRTMAKNADVGGGDGEEGEFTFAWKMFTSWDYLIGNSETADNKYASITTSFKESIVDEQENQKDENIHLRRFLRVLANVMILCSLGGSGFLIYFVVKRSQDFSTRDDLSWYEKNELEIIMSLLGLVCPPLFETIAELEDYHPRIALKWQLGRIFALFLGNLYTFLFALFDEVNNKLEEEESIKNASIWAMKEYYANFSISANDTDATPPPMHPADVIRGPCWETAVGIEFVKLTVSDIQVSYLTILIGDFARAVIVRFLNYCWCWDLEAGFPSYGEFDISGNVLGLVFNQGMIWMGAFYAPGLVGINVLRLLSSMYYQCWAVMCTNVPHERVFKASKSNNFYMGLLLLILFLSLLPVVYTIMTLPPSFDCGPFSGKSKMFDVVMETIDLDLPAFMGTLFSYAANPGLIIPAVLLMVLAIYYLNSVSEAYQNSNMELKKKMQMARDEEKNRRNNTDSTNQVMKDLEDLLPNRSLAPPAPEPEPELDVKPTKTKPGSAGKGVNLQKDVALASPNPNARGPVSRPPGPRGQGPLPGNGQQRPPGGGRGRGGPPPR; encoded by the exons ATGCCTAGAAAACGTGACATGGCTGAAATAGAGGATG TTGGGATAGAGGTAGACGGGGAAGTGA ATGAAGCCAGTCAGAGGAGGGCGAACAGGAGACCAGCTGGAAGAGGCGCAAAGGGAAAAGGCAAGGGCAAAAAACCAGCCAGcgaggacgaggaggacgaagatgaggaggaagaggaggccccTCGGGGACGCAAGGGAGcgaataagaagaagaaggccaAGCCACgtgacgacgacgacgacgaggATGAGAGTGAGGACGATGCTCCCAAGAGGAAGCGCGGAGCAGCggctaagaagaagaagaaaggaggcaAGGCTCAGGACAGCGACGAGGACAGCGACGAGAGcgagaaaggaaaaaagggaaagaagaaaggcGGAAAGAAgcaaaaagaagaggaggaagacagcaagggaaagaaaggaaatgcCAAGGGGAAAGGCAAGGATGATGAgaaggacaagaagaagaagaagaagaagaagggcgACAG ttCGTCTGACTCCAACTCAGACTCCGATAAggagggggatgaggaggacgaGTCCatgtcagagggagagatggcccggctgatggaggaggtggaggagaagaagaagctgatTGCCACCGTGAGGAACAAGCCatggaggatgagaaggaggctCACACACCTCAA GGAGGCACAAGAATTTGTGGATAAGTTTGAAGGAGCTTTGGGCAAAGGAAAAGGCAGGAAGTGGTACGCCTACAAAGTGATGATGACAAAG aaatggATCAAGTTCCAAAGGGATTTTGAGAATTTCAGAACAGCCTGTATCCCATGGGAACGGAAGATAAAAGAGGTGGAAA GTCACTTCGGGTCGTCTGTGGCATCTTACTTCATCTTCCTGCGCTGGATGTACGGCATGAACCTTGTCCTGTTTGGTTTCACATTTGGACTCGTTGTCATCCCAGAG GTTCTGATGGGCCTTCCCTATGGGTCCATTCCCAGGAAGACTGTACCCAGAGCGGAGCAAGACACCGCTCAGGACTACTCCGTCCTCATGGACTTCAAC GGATACTGCAAATATTCTGTCCTTTTCTATGGGTATTACAACAGCCAGAGGACTATTGGCCTGCTGAAGTTCAGGCTGCCGCTGTCTTACCTCATGGTGGGGATCGGCACCTTCGGCTACAGCCTGATGGTTGTGATTCGCAC cATGGCTAAGAATGCTGATGTTGGcgggggagacggagaggagggggagtTCACCTTCGCCTGGAAGATGTTCACCAGCTGGGATTACCTCATTGGCAACTCAGAGACCGCCGACAACAAGTACGCCTCTATCACCACCAGCTTCAAG GAGTCCATTGTGGATGAGCAGGAGAACCAGAAGGATGAGAACATCCACCTGAGGAGGTTCCTGCGGGTCCTGGCCAACGTCATGATCCTGTGCAGCCTGGGAGGGAGCGGATTCCTCATCTACTTTGTGGTGAAGAGATCTCAGGACTTTTCCACCAGGGACGACCTCAGCTGGTACGAGAAGAACGAG CTGGAGATCATTATGTCTCTGCTGGGTCTGGTGTGTCCCCCTCTGTTTGAGACCATCGCTGAGCTGGAGGACTACCATCCTCGAATCGCCCTCAAGTGGCAGCTGGGCCGCATCTTTGCCCTCTTCCTGGGAAACCTCTACACCTTTCTCTTCGCCCTGTTCGATGAGGTCAATAACAAG TTGGAAGAAGAGGAGTCCATTAAGAACGCCTCTATCTGGGCCATGAAGGAGTACTACGCTAACTTCTCCATCTCCGCCAATGACACTGatgccaccccaccccccatgCACCCCGCTGATGTCATCAGAGGACCCTGCTGGGAGACTGCCGTCGGCATA GAGTTTGTGAAGCTGACAGTGTCAGACATCCAGGTCTCGTACCTGACCATCCTCATTGGTGACTTTGCCAGGGCCGTCATCGTCCGCTTCCTCAACTACTGCTGGTGCTGGGACCTGGAGGCTGGATTT CCTTCATATGGAGAGTTTGATATCAGTGGCAATGTCCTTGGGTTGGTCTTCAATCAAGGAATGATCTG gaTGGGGGCGTTCTATGCCCCTGGGCTGGTTGGCATCAATGTGCTTCGCCTGCTGTCCTCCATGTATTATCAGTGCTGGGCTGTGATGTGCACTAACGTTCCCCATGAAAGAGTCTTCAAGGCCTCCAAGTCCAACAACTTTTACATGGGTCtactcctcctcatcctcttcctcagcctCCTACCTGTTGTCTACACCATCATGACCCTGCCCCCTTCATTTGACTGTGGACCCTTCAG TGGGAAGTCGAAGATGTTTGATGTGGTCATGGAAACTATTGATCTGGACCTGCCAGCCTTCATGGGAACGCTCTTCAGCTACGCAGCCAACCCCGGCCTCATCATACCAGCTGTGCTGCTCATGGT ACTGGCCATCTACTATCTGAACTCGGTGTCTGAGGCCTACCAGAACTCCAACAtggagctgaagaagaagatgcAGATG GCTCGGGATGAAGAGAAGAACCGGAGGAACAACACCGACAGCACCAATCAGGTCATGAAGGACCTGGAGGACCTGCTCCCTAACCGCTCCctcgccccccccgccccggaGCCCG AACCAGAGCTGGATGTGAAGCCAACCAAGACAAAGCCTGGGTCAGCTGGTAAGGGTGTGAACCTGCAGAAAGACGTAGCTCTGGCATCGCCCAATCCCAACGCTCGAGGGCCAGTGAGCCGGCCGCCGGGCCCACGGGGACAGGGACCGTTGCCTGGCAACGGGCAACAGCGTCCGCCAGGTGGAGGTCGTGGGAGAGGAGGGCCGCCTCCAAGATAA
- the LOC139926893 gene encoding annexin A1-like, with protein sequence MAFFKKFFKNVIHNRDPDEDTITVKGKPKPKFYGTVSPYPHFSASSDASVLEQAIETKGVDEDVIISVLAKRSNEQRQQIKTVYEASTGEALADALKSALRSDLEDVALALIMTPAQFDAHQLRKATKGLGTHEDILVEILASRSNQQIREIQRVFQEEYQEELEEVIKDDTSGDFTSALLAMLKANKDEDNEVDLDLAKRDAAALFEAGENTKGIDISVFIDILTTRNGRQLSKTFQKYSSISDVNLPKALDMELKGDIEDCLIDIVKCAWSKPAFFAEKLHLAMKGYGTCEETLIRVLVSRSEVDLKKVMDEYRAMYKTTLQEDIMADTKGHYEKVLLALCGPH encoded by the exons ATGGCATTCTTCAAGAAATTCTTCAAAAACGTTATCCATAACAGGGACCCAGATGAGGACACCATCACA GTGAAGGGTAAACCAAAACCTAAGTTTTATGGGACAGTCTCTCCGTATCCACACTTCAGTGCCAGCAGTGATGCTTCGGTTCTTGAGCAAGCCATTGAAACCAAAG GAGTAGATGAGGATGTGATCATTTCAGTTCTGGCGAAGAGAAGCAATGAGCAGAGGCAGCAGATCAAAACAGTTTATGAGGCGTCGACTGGGGAG gCGCTGGCTGACGCCCTGAAGTCGGCGCTGCGCTCGGACCTGGAGGACGTCGCTCTGGCTCTCATCATGACTCCCGCTCAGTTTGATGCTCACCAACTCAGAAAAGCCACAAAG GGTCTAGGCACGCATGAGGACATCCTGGTGGAGATTCTTGCATCAAGATCAAACCAGCAGATTCGTGAAATCCAGAGGGTCTTTCAAGAAG agtaccaggaggagctggaggaggtcaTCAAGGACGACACCAGTGGCGACTTCACTTCGGCCCTTCTGGCCATGCTGAAAGCCAACAAGGACGAGGACAACGAAGTGGACCTGGATCTAGCCAAACGGGATGCAGCG GCTCTGTTTGAGGCGGGCGAGAACACCAAAGGAATCGACATCTCCGTCTTCATCGACATCCTTACAACCAGGAACGGCCGACAGCTCTCTAAAA CATTCCAGAAATACTCCAGCATCAGTGATGTTAACTTACCTAAAGCCCTGGACATGGAGCTGAAAGGAGACATTGAAGACTGCCTCATTGACATTG TGAAGTGTGCCTGGAGCAAACCTGCTTTCTTTGCTGAGAAACTCCACCTGGCTATGAAG GGCTACGGCACATGTGAAGAGACGCTGATCCGGGTGTTGGTGAGCCGGTCTGAGGTTGACCTGAAGAAGGTCATGGACGAGTACAGGGCCATGTACAAAACCACTCTGCAGGAGGACATAATG GCGGACACTAAGGGACACTATGAGAAGGTCCTGCTCGCCCTGTGCGGACCTCACTGA